The Choloepus didactylus isolate mChoDid1 chromosome 16, mChoDid1.pri, whole genome shotgun sequence genomic interval GTACAAAGCCCCTCACTGGACCCGCTGCCTCCCCTCTCACTCTTGTGTAATCCATTCTCCCCCCAGCATCCAGAGGGACCTTTTAAAGTTTGAATCCGGTCACAGCACCTGCCTGCTTCACACTTCCCCATCgcacctggaataaaacccaaccTCCCTGACCTCATGGGCTCACCAGGGCAGCAGGCAGTTTCTATCACTGCTATCACTGGGGTCCACGGCACAGGCTGCGCATTCAGAAAGCCTGGCCTCAAATTCCATTTAACTCCTTATATGTGTAAACTGGAGCAAGTTACTTCAAACCCTCTAAACctttttttcctcatctataaacagAGGGTGAAATTATAAGTACCTGCCTCACAGAGCTGTTGTCAGGATCCACTGAGATGGGTTGCCATATATTCATATTTGATGAATATTAGCTGATAAACATAGGATTTAGGGCTTCTGTATCGCCCTGGGAATACTTTATATTTTCAGGCAAAACCAATtattatgaagaaaattatataaagctaAAACTAATCTTCCTTTAATGAACACCCCTTCCAGAACTCTTCAGGTGCCACCTACAATCCCATTTAAATATGAGGGGGCAGCTGCTTTACGGCCCGCCAAGTAGCCTCTCCCGCAGAGTAAGAGTTCCCAGGTCCTTCAACCCTTCCTCCCAGGATCTGTTTCCTAGACCCCGTCATCCTGGTCAGAATTTTCTGAGCATGCTGGTCTGTGACTGCCTCTCTTGAAAAGGGTCTCCCAAAAATCGACAGACCCCCAGGGGTGATCTTGCCAAACTGCATGGAGCAAGATACCACCTCCCTCATTGTGGACATCGTATTTTTATTGATACAGTCAAAGATCACACCAGCTTTCTTGGCAGACACATTCAGTTGCTCACCGTTGACTGAACTCCCGCTGTGTTTTATTCACACTTCCTTTAGGATATGCCCTCCCATCTATGTTTGTCTGTTTGGTCTTTGCAGCCCAGGAGCAGGATTTTACATGTATTCCCTATCTATTTCATTTTGTTGGCATCTCTTTACTATTCCAGACCTTGCAGATCATTTTAGATCATGATTTTATCATACACTAGCCAAGATGCATAGTTTCACGTCACGCAAGTATTAAATTATCTGGGCATCCATGTCCTCATTTTAGTCACGGACAAAGCTGTTGAACAGGATAGGACCAAGGATAGGATCCTGCCAAGTGCCATTCAAACCTGCCTCCAGGCTCACAGGGGCTCTCTGACCACCACTCtccctatttattctttcaaccaATGTTGGACAACCCCTAGTGTAACCCCCAAAGACTCCTGCCCTTACATCATCCCTTCCCCTGAGTGTCCTGGAACTTGTGACTTGGTTCTAATCAACAGAATATGGCAGAGGATGTCACCCCCTTGCTTAGGTTACATGATAAAAGACCCCATCTTGGCATAGTGGAGAGAGACTCCCTGGTGGTCATGTGAAGTAAGAAGCAGCTGTCATGTTGTGAGACGGTCACGTGGCAAGAAACTGTGGATGGCCTCCAGGAGCTGAGGGCAGTCCCAGCTGATAgccagaaaggaaacaaacaccTCAGTCTTAACAGCCGCAAGGAGatggattctgccaacaacctgagggAACCCAGAATGGATCTTCCCTGAGGGAACCTGGAAATGGATCTTTCCCTAGTTGATGACATGCAGTCCCAGCCAACACCTGGATTGAAATCTGGTGAGATCCCGATAAGAGGACCCTGCTAAACCATGCCCAGGCTTCTGATGCACAGAAACTTTGAGATAATTAATCAGTGTTGTTTTAAGTTAATAAGtatgtgataatttgttacatggcatagaaaactaagacagccaATAAATCTACCTAACTGTTCTGTAATCCAGCACCGATTTCTCCACCTTATTCTTAAGGGAACCACTGCTGAATGTCTTGGTGAAATCCAGGTATGGGCTCTCTCTTCTCCTACTTTAACAAATCTAACAACCCCAGTAACTCCCTTGCCCTTGAGAATGGGCTGGACTGAGTGACCTGTTTCTAAAGAACAGAATATGGTAGAAGTGACGGTGTGCGACTTCCAAGGCCAGTTCATAAAAGGCCCTTGTGGCTTGTTCCTGGTCCTCTCTCTTGGATCACCTGGAGGCAgtcagctgccatgttgtgaggagACTCAAGCAATTCCACATGGCAAGAACTGAGGCTTCCTGCCAACAGCCAACAGGCAACTGGGGCCTTCTATCAATAGCCATATGAATGAGCCATCATGGAAGTGAATCCTCTAGCCCCAGTTAAGTCTTCCAATGACTAGCCTTGGCCAATTACTTGACTGCAAACTTATGAGAGATCCTAAGCCACGACTGCCCAGCTAAGCCACTCCTGAATGCCTGATTCACagaaacaatgagataccaaacGTTTGTTGCTTAAAGATGCCATATTttagggtaatttgttatgcagcaatagttGACTAACACAAATATAAAGTCAGGATTTTCACTTACCTTGTAGTATCGTAAAATTCTTGATGAGCTGACCATGCTTGGAGTCCACTAGCTTCATTTCTTCCATAATCACTGATAAGTTGGCCACTTCAGTATCTAATCGCGACCTCATCATATCTTGTTGTATCCTGAGAGAAACAGAATCCAAACGTATGTTGGCCAGTGTATTATTCAAGGAGGTCAGTTCATCCGTGTGTTTGGTTAGGGTATCCGTGCAAGTGGTCCTGACTTCATTCAGATTGCTGGTCAGCATCCGCAGGTGGTGAGCTGTGTAACTGATGTTGCTAATAATGTTCACAATATCTGTCTCAAAGAGCTGGAAGCGTTCCTCCAGTTGACTGAACTTGATGGCTGTTCTATTCTCTGCATCCTTGTGCAAGTCCTGCAGGTCTTTCAGGTTCTGCTCGTTGGCTTGTGAGATGCCAGTGATGTTGTCCATCTGACCTGTGAATGAGTTGAGCTGGCTGTTCATATCCTCCAGGGTGTCATTGTTGGCTTTGGCCAAGGCAGAGTTGTTGGCAGCCAGTGTCTGCAAGCTCTGCACTTTCTCCTTGAGCCAATCAGTGTCCTTCTTAGCTTGAAGGAAAACCTGCTGCAAGTTTTGGAAATCGTTCTTGATTCGCTGGATTGCCTGACTTGTGTCATCCACAGACCGCTGCAGGTTAGTAATCAGGTTCCTCTGCTGCACCTGGGTCAGGTTCAGGTTGTTGAGGTTCATAATGACTACGTTATGAGAATACATTTGGTTCTGCAGATTGCCCTGGAGCACACTGGTGTCTTGCTGCAGATTAGTGACATAGCCATTATATGCCTGGAGGGTTTTGTTTACAGTGGTGATGAGGAAAGAGTTATTCTCCAAAGTTTCTTTCAGTTGACTCTGCCTGTCCACCAGTGCATCCCCACTTGCCTGTAACTTCTCCAGCGTATCTTTGTTCTTGGTGGTTTTTTCTGTAATCTCACGAAGTTGTTGACGAAGATCCAGAATGTCTGATCTGAAGGAGGAGAGTTCTGAGTTGGTGCTTATAGCTTTCTTCCCAGTTTGGTCCCCTGGAATAAGAAACGTTTGTTACTTAAAATGACAGTATGAAGAGGTGTTCAGGTAAGGTCAAAGACCCTAAAAGACTAAACTTGTACGCACTCAATTTTGGATATAAAACTCATGGTGTATGCAGCTTGCTCTGCATTAGTAAAATCTACATATCTATTAAAACTAGTCCTGGAGAATTGTCAAGGTTACTCAGTATCAGGACTGACAAAGTTGGGTGAACACCCTTCTCAAAGAGGGAGGGGCAAGTGGCAAGaaggaaatttctttttaaattcaaaaatcaaggaatcaAAAAGGCTgcaatcttttattttatctggtattaTTTTCTACAATTCtatgcaatttaaaatattgtacACAGGAACTGACTGAGCATTTTATAAAAGAGCTTTGAATAAAGGATACTGTGGTACTTTTAGATCAGGACTGATATCTAGATTTTATTTGGcacattaaaagttttttttttacagaggAAATTCAACTCCCAAACTTCAAACTccaattttaaaagtctttgaatTAAATCATGAGGAAAGACTGAACACACAACATAAAAATTTAATGTCCTTCTGGGTGAATATGAGTATACAGCAAGATCATTCTAAAAACCTGTGGTTACTTATATAGAGTTAGGGTATTCAACTTAATGGTTTACTTCCATTGCAGATTACCTAATTTTTTCAGGTCACTTTCCACTGCTGTGAGTTTATCATCATAGGTTTGGCGAGATGTCTCCATGCCACCTGTGacattgtccattttctctacaactgaaatttggaaaacaatgCATTAATACACATACATGCTCatacattatttttccatttcaagaTGAGAGATCATTTCATTacagaatataaaggaaatgGATCAAAACAAACAGAATATAATTGAAtcaaaaatgggggaaaaagccATTCTTACAGgcaaataaataacttttttggCATAAAACAGTAGTAGTTTATTTGGTTGAGAATTCTATGTTCTTAACTGTTCTTATGGTTCTATAATGCTTGCATGTTTTAGAAATAGTCTggatctaatttttaaattattatgtaTTACAGAAGTCTTCAATCTATATTATGATTTCCTATTGATTTCCATAGATGGAGGCCTAGAATACTGTGATTATTTGTAAAATGTGTCACTTATGAGCCTCCCTAACATTCCTGGCAGGTGGGACTCACTTACCCAGAAGGTGAGTCCATGGCAAAGCGCATCTAGCTAATGTCTGTACACAATGTCACTGTAGAAGGGACTCAAAGTTAAGGGTGACAGTGCTTGTCACTCTGTCATGAGTTCTACCACCAAGACCTGAGTATCTGCTCTTCCCACTGACAACAGGATTTATACTTTATCAACTGAATTTATACTTGATCAATTTCCACGAAGAGTGCCTAAGTGGTGTTTCCAAACAAATATGCCTTTCCAAACAAAGATATATACcaagattcattttttaaagattttcttgaTTTTACATGATAGAGAAAGTTAGTGATGTGTTAAATAAAagtttctgttcttatttttctcagTAGTTTTCTATGGCTATGAATTCAAGTTTTATCTTTCTCAAATGTTTCATAAGAGTGCATTTCTTCAGATGTGATTCCTGTGAGATCCAACCTCTATCAGCCTGGGATCAAGTCTGACTGTCCTTTTTGGTACCAACAAGGTTTTTTctctaaataataattttttttagcttGATGATGCTTTGTATATTAATTTGTGAGTCAATGGATCAAGTTTATTTTATTCATCAAGTGTTCTACCCATGCATGATTGTGTGAGAAGATTCTCCTGGCTCTGATTAGGAAGCAGGAACTTCCCACATGTCTGCACCACCGGAAGTAAATAGGATCAGCGAATCCTGGCACCTTTTCTGGAGAAGCTTACTACATGTTCCCTCAAACTTTCATGATTTGGCTATAATGAAATATGTGCACTGCACCAAATGTTCTTTCTCATCTGAGCCTATCCATGTGCTCTCCCCCTCCATCTAGAATGTTCTTCCCTGGCCTAAGCCCCACTCGCTCTTCAAGACTCAGTTTGGCACTTCCTGTGGGAAACCTCTGCTAAGATTCAATTTCACAGAATTTTCTTAGTGAGTAGTCAGTCCCTTATTTTAGGACTTTCTACATTGTGTTGTCATGGcttgtttatctgtttatccTACAAGACCCTTTAGGGGAAGAAAATTTATATTCAGTTTTAACCCCAGCTCTTAGCTCATTGTGTGGCACTTAGCaggtattcaacaaatatctgtttaaaaactaaataaattaataaataagaatCTACATGCTGGCTGCTGAGGATGGTGGAAAATTGGCTAAGCTGGAGGTTAGGTAACAAACATACAAACCACCCATCGCTGGGAAGCCTGAGCACTGGCAATGAGTATGATACTGAGatgaaaaattattcttttaaattactATGTAGACAAAGACATATAGTTATAACAAGCTGCATCTCAGAGTGATTTGATAGTCATAGACACCCTAAATCCCTGgaaactctgaaaaataaaaatgtttcatctgcattttagcaaagctaaatttaaaaaaaaaagaatgtttacaAACTTAGGTTTAGTTTTGATCCTCAAATCAAAGCACATGCCTCAGTCTGTCCTCAAACCACAGGGAGGATCTGAGTCCTGCCCTCCTTTCCTGGAAGCCAAAGAAACCTCTAAAGTGCTGACAGTTGGTCATTTTCCACCCTCTCtaatttttcctccattttagtttcaaaaaaaaaaaccccacagaacTGTCGTGGACAGATAACTCAGGTCTGTGTcgagtaaaagaaataaatacattcattttaaagtttaaaaacctGTTAACTTTCTCTTTGGTGTAGCAAGGAAACTAGTTGCCCTACCCATGCTGTGGCCCGTCTGAAAATAGGATCTTGGTATTAAGCTCCAAACTTCAGGGTTGCAAAAATGATGACTGTCCTACTACATATAAATAGTAGACTGACTGAGATCCAGAACTAACACTTGTTGTAACAGCAAACAGCTTTTTTCAGTCCTTACTTTATTAGCATCCATTCTCCATCAGGAAAATAGGGGCAGAGCCAGCCTATCGTATATTAGAAACTCCCAGTCTATAAATGTAGGTTCAGTTTGTAACCATACTCATGGGAGGAAAACAAGTATGAAACACAGAAGGGCTACCCCTAGACTGGGAGCTGTTTCTTGAGAGGACTTCTTCTTCAGAGTATTAGTGTTTCAGGTATTAGACCTGAAGTGTTGTCTCTCTTCAAGTACCTAAAGCCTAATTTTCTAGGATAATCTGGCAATAATACCTTTTCTATAAAAGCACTTTGATATCATTCCGTGGTCTGGGCCACCAGTCTCTTCTTCCCTGGTTCTTACTTCCACCCATCCCTAACGTCCACCCTGAGTCTTACTTCCCCATCATATCAAGCATTCTCTGATGTTTTGACACCACACCACACCAACTGAACTTTTATTTGGGTAATAATAGCCTCTATTTGTAGATTACCTACTCCTTGCAAGGTGCATTACATCATCACTGCACTTAATCTTTACAACCCCTATTTTACTAATGAAGgcattgaggctcagagatgttcaGTAACCTGCCCAGAatcacacagcttgtaagtgaCTAAGCTGGGAAGCCAGCCTGGGAGATCAACTGTGAAACCCATGCTCTCACCACACACCACACTGGCTCTCATTTAGTATTTCCCTCTTCTACATCTGGTTTCCTCCCATAAAAATTCCTTGAGGGAAAGGATTACGTCTTCTTTATCATCTCTTTAAAGTTATCATATCAGATGTTTCCTAAGTATCCACGGGTTGTGTGGTACAGTGGGAGACTCGGAGGCTACAGAAAAAGGGAGTGCAGAGCTCCTCCCCATTGTTTTGGGCATTTGCACAAGGCTGACGATGGTTCTG includes:
- the COLEC12 gene encoding collectin-12, producing the protein MKDDFAEEEEVQSFGYKRFGIQEGTQCTKCKNNWALKFSIILLYVLCALLTITVAILGYKVVEKMDNVTGGMETSRQTYDDKLTAVESDLKKLGDQTGKKAISTNSELSSFRSDILDLRQQLREITEKTTKNKDTLEKLQASGDALVDRQSQLKETLENNSFLITTVNKTLQAYNGYVTNLQQDTSVLQGNLQNQMYSHNVVIMNLNNLNLTQVQQRNLITNLQRSVDDTSQAIQRIKNDFQNLQQVFLQAKKDTDWLKEKVQSLQTLAANNSALAKANNDTLEDMNSQLNSFTGQMDNITGISQANEQNLKDLQDLHKDAENRTAIKFSQLEERFQLFETDIVNIISNISYTAHHLRMLTSNLNEVRTTCTDTLTKHTDELTSLNNTLANIRLDSVSLRIQQDMMRSRLDTEVANLSVIMEEMKLVDSKHGQLIKNFTILQGPPGPRGPKGDRGSQGPPGPTGNKGQKGEKGEPGPPGPAGERGPIGPVGPPGERGGKGSKGSQGSKGSRGSPGKPGPQGPSGDPGPPGPAGKDGLPGPQGPPGFQGLQGTVGEPGVPGPRGLPGLPGVPGMPGPKGPPGPPGPAGAVVPLALQSEPTTVPEANGCPPHWKNFTDKCYYFSVEKEVFDDAKLFCEDKSSHLVFINTKEEQQWIKKQIMGRDSHWIGLTDSERENEWKWLDGTYPEYKNWKTGQPDNWGHGHGPGEDCAGLIYAGQWNDFQCEDINNFICEKDRESALSSAL